The segment TGAGAAACCAGCATGGTGTTGCCGTCAACCTGATAAATCAGCCAAAGATTGTCGTCGTCAAAAAATACATCCGCCAGCGCTTCATTGCCGAAGGGGCGCGGGTCATAAGCGTCTGACGGTTCGATGGCGTGGACATTGCCGAAGCGGTCTGGTTCTCCGCTCACATCGCCCGCCGAGAAGAAAAAACTGATCTCCTGCGTAAAACCATTGCTTGTCGCAAACAACATTGCAGCGCTAAGCGCCAAAGTTCTTAATTTCATACTTGAATCCTCCTCCGAATAGAAAAAAAAATGATTGAATAAACAAAGATGGGTTGGATGAATAATCCTGCTTCAATCCTCCTTTTTCATCAAAATAATTGTTTCAATTAAAAACTATCGAATGTGTTTTAGCCATGATAGAATGGCGTTTTGACGGGGAGTGAAGAATCGAGCAGGATGAAAAGTCTGTACAAAATAAACCCGTCACTTCTTGTTTATTCTGTGGCAAAAAGCCATTTATGAATCGCTAGGCGCTGCTAATGTTTGGATGCTAATTTAATGCGATTGAATTTTAGGGTGGATCAAGAAATATGTATAGGGTTAATATGGATAGCCAAGAGGGCAATTCTGTACTAGATTGAATTGCTTGTTTCCATTTCTGTTTTTTATTGGATTTCGCCATGCAAATCGCTTTTGAGTTTCACATCCAACGTGACGCAAACACGCCTTCATACATTCAACTCAGCGATCAAATCGTTGAGCATATCACTGAAAACACCGTACAGATTGGCGAATTTTTACCGACGGAGAACGAAATTTGTGATCTGTCGGGTCTCAGCCGAATGACAGTACGCAAGGCGCTCGAACGGCTCAACCGTTTAGGGATGATTGACGCGGTGCGCGGTCGCGGGACGTTTATTACCGCCAAAGAGCCGATCCAAAGCGCTCGCTATTCGCTGGGGTTCGCGTTGCGGCCCGAGCGCTATATCGAAGAAGACCCGTTCTATTCAGAAGTTTTGTTGGGCGTCACTCAGGAATCTCAACTGCATCAAGCGCCGTTGGCGTTCATCGCTGGAGAAAACATTTCGGAACTGGATGAAATCAAGCAGCGCTATTCAATGTTAAAGCAAATGTCCGGGGTGATTGTCGCCGGGCAAATGCCGCAAGCGTTTCTTGAATATCTGGTCTCGACCCAGATTCCCTGTGTGTTTCTGAACTATTTTTCCAACCATTATCCTTTTGACGCCGTCGCGAGCGACCAGACAGAAGCGGGGCGCCTCATGGGAGAACACCTCGCGCAGCTTGGCCACCGCGAATTTGTTTATATCAATGGGGAAGAAGACAACGATAACTACATTGGCCGGATGGATGGCTTTCGCCGTGTGATTGAAAACATCGGCGGCGATGTTCATGTTGTTTATGAAGCAAAAGGCGCCAGTTCGGGACGCGACGCCATTGCGCGTGAACTCGCGGAAGGCCGACGTTTTACCGCCGCTGTCTGCGCGAATGATATGATCGCCATTGGCGTGATGAATGAATTGCAAGACCGGGGCGTTGCGGTGCCTGAGCAAGTCAGCGTGTGCGGGTTTGACGACGTTTCGATGGCTTCGAATTGCCGTCCGTTGTTGACGACGGTCCGATCAGAAAAACAAGAGATGGGCGCTCGCGCGGTGCGGCTGTTGATCGACCGTTTGCAAAACCCGCAAAAAACGAGAGAAACCGTTTTGTTAGAAGTAACGCTCGTCCCCCGCCAATCCACCGCCGCAGTCGCAGTGCTTGCCTGAACAATCTAAGAAATTAATTCTGGTTCTTCCGTAAATTGGATATTTTTTTTATAAATTGAATTGAGATTTCGCTGCATGTGGCATGGGCGCAACTCTGCTCGCTTCAGTGCGGGCTTTCAGGCCCTTATGCACAGGCGCTCCCAGAGTTGCACCCATGCCTGATTTGGTTTGTCAATTTTTGATGCGCCGGGATACGTTTTCGTAATCAAAATCATGACC is part of the Candidatus Hinthialibacter antarcticus genome and harbors:
- a CDS encoding LacI family DNA-binding transcriptional regulator — translated: MQIAFEFHIQRDANTPSYIQLSDQIVEHITENTVQIGEFLPTENEICDLSGLSRMTVRKALERLNRLGMIDAVRGRGTFITAKEPIQSARYSLGFALRPERYIEEDPFYSEVLLGVTQESQLHQAPLAFIAGENISELDEIKQRYSMLKQMSGVIVAGQMPQAFLEYLVSTQIPCVFLNYFSNHYPFDAVASDQTEAGRLMGEHLAQLGHREFVYINGEEDNDNYIGRMDGFRRVIENIGGDVHVVYEAKGASSGRDAIARELAEGRRFTAAVCANDMIAIGVMNELQDRGVAVPEQVSVCGFDDVSMASNCRPLLTTVRSEKQEMGARAVRLLIDRLQNPQKTRETVLLEVTLVPRQSTAAVAVLA